The proteins below are encoded in one region of Micromonospora pisi:
- a CDS encoding HNH endonuclease family protein, protein MSYPRTRPGARQLASAALAAALALGAAGCGPAGTAAPEPSATGTGNASSQLEQLTVAQASSMKGYDRDHFPHWRDAGKNCDVRDTVLQRDGEDIKLSGCNVVGGRWTSVYDNRTVTDPAGVDIDHMVPLANAWRSGADEWNDAERGDFANDLTRPQLLAVSAASNRSKGDQGPEEWKPPNRDYWCTYAESWVAVKHHWKLTVTPTEKSTLTEMLATC, encoded by the coding sequence GTGTCGTACCCGCGTACCAGACCAGGAGCCCGACAGCTCGCCTCGGCCGCGCTCGCCGCGGCGCTCGCCCTCGGCGCCGCCGGCTGTGGGCCGGCCGGCACGGCCGCCCCGGAACCCAGCGCGACCGGGACCGGCAACGCGTCCAGCCAGCTCGAGCAGCTGACGGTCGCGCAGGCCAGCTCGATGAAGGGGTACGACCGGGACCACTTCCCACACTGGCGCGACGCCGGAAAGAACTGCGACGTACGCGACACCGTGCTGCAACGCGACGGCGAGGACATCAAGCTTTCCGGCTGCAACGTGGTCGGTGGCCGCTGGACCAGCGTCTACGACAACCGGACGGTGACCGATCCGGCCGGCGTCGACATCGACCACATGGTGCCGCTCGCGAACGCGTGGCGGTCCGGTGCGGACGAGTGGAACGACGCCGAACGGGGTGACTTCGCCAACGACCTGACCCGGCCGCAGCTCCTGGCCGTGTCGGCGGCCAGCAACCGGAGCAAGGGTGACCAGGGGCCGGAGGAGTGGAAACCGCCGAACCGCGACTACTGGTGCACGTACGCCGAGAGCTGGGTCGCGGTGAAGCACCACTGGAAGCTCACCGTCACCCCGACCGAGAAGTCCACCCTCACCGAGATGCTCGCCACCTGCTGA
- a CDS encoding MFS transporter produces MLNSVPQPSTPVRLASASGRGLLFAAVLASGMVFLDTTVVNVALPHIGRGLDANVSGLQWTVDGYLLTLAAFVLLGGALGDRYGRRRIFLIGVVWFTSASVLCGVAQNIEWLIAARFLQGVGGALLTPGSLALIQASFHPDDRGRAIGAWSGFSGVSTALGPLLGGWLIDALSWRWIFLINVPLAVVVVFAALHWAPESRATGATDQAGAGTGGAGIGGTAVAGAGNIGTRFDITGALLGALGLAGITFALIEAAQRSGTASILAPVAGAVGVVAAIAFVLLERRKGNAAMLPPKLFRSRLFSVLNIYTVVVYASLGGFSFFLSVHLQNVAGFSALKTGLANLPMTGLLLLGSPRAGALAARIGPRLPLAVGPVIAAGGVLLLRGIGPHASFWADVVPGVFLFGLGLTLVVAPLTTSVLAAVEDQFAGVASGFNNAASRAGGVLAVAALPLLVGLSGAAYRMPAELAQAFRSAMLWCAGLLIVGALLAAFFIHRPERAPQGAQR; encoded by the coding sequence ATGTTGAACAGCGTGCCTCAACCGTCAACTCCCGTTCGACTCGCCAGTGCGTCCGGCCGGGGTCTGCTCTTCGCGGCGGTCCTCGCCTCCGGGATGGTCTTCCTGGACACGACCGTGGTCAACGTGGCCCTGCCGCACATCGGCCGTGGCCTCGACGCGAACGTCTCGGGCCTACAGTGGACGGTCGACGGATACCTGTTGACCCTGGCCGCGTTCGTGCTGCTCGGCGGAGCGCTCGGGGACAGGTACGGCCGACGCCGGATCTTCCTGATCGGCGTGGTCTGGTTTACCTCGGCCTCGGTCCTCTGCGGCGTGGCACAGAACATCGAGTGGCTGATCGCCGCCCGTTTCCTCCAGGGCGTCGGCGGGGCGTTGCTGACTCCGGGCTCGCTCGCCCTGATCCAGGCCAGCTTCCATCCCGACGACCGGGGCCGGGCGATCGGTGCCTGGTCCGGCTTCTCCGGCGTGTCGACGGCGCTCGGCCCCCTGCTCGGCGGCTGGCTGATCGACGCCCTCTCCTGGCGCTGGATCTTTCTGATCAACGTGCCGCTCGCGGTGGTGGTGGTGTTCGCCGCGCTGCACTGGGCACCGGAGAGCCGGGCCACCGGCGCGACCGACCAGGCCGGGGCGGGAACCGGTGGGGCGGGCATCGGCGGAACGGCGGTCGCCGGGGCGGGCAACATCGGCACCCGGTTCGACATCACCGGCGCGCTGCTCGGGGCGCTCGGCCTGGCCGGGATCACCTTCGCCCTGATCGAGGCGGCGCAGCGCAGCGGCACCGCCTCGATACTGGCACCGGTCGCCGGGGCGGTCGGGGTGGTCGCGGCGATCGCGTTCGTCCTGCTGGAGCGGCGCAAGGGCAATGCGGCGATGCTGCCCCCGAAGCTCTTCCGGAGTCGGCTCTTCTCGGTGCTGAACATCTACACCGTCGTGGTCTACGCGAGCCTCGGCGGATTCAGCTTCTTCCTCTCCGTACACCTGCAGAACGTGGCCGGCTTCTCGGCGTTGAAGACCGGGCTGGCGAACCTGCCCATGACCGGGCTGCTGCTCCTCGGCTCGCCCCGGGCCGGTGCCCTGGCCGCCAGGATCGGCCCCCGCCTGCCGCTGGCCGTCGGACCGGTGATCGCCGCCGGAGGGGTGCTGCTGCTGCGTGGGATCGGACCGCACGCCTCGTTCTGGGCCGATGTGGTGCCCGGTGTCTTCCTCTTCGGGCTCGGGCTGACCCTGGTGGTCGCGCCGCTCACCACCTCGGTGCTGGCCGCCGTCGAGGACCAGTTCGCGGGTGTGGCGAGCGGTTTCAACAACGCCGCGTCCCGGGCCGGCGGGGTGCTGGCGGTGGCGGCGCTGCCGCTGCTGGTCGGCCTCTCCGGGGCCGCGTACCGGATGCCGGCCGAACTGGCCCAGGCGTTCCGGTCAGCGATGCTCTGGTGCGCCGGACTGTTGATCGTCGGTGCGCTGCTCGCCGCGTTCTTCATCCACCGACCGGAGCGGGCGCCCCAGGGGGCGCAGCGGTGA
- the leuA gene encoding 2-isopropylmalate synthase, with the protein MPNPSDTDTDPIARQRPSRMPYQRYQTYQQQFSVDLPDRRWPTRQVTAAPRWCAVDLRDGNQALIDPMSPERKRRMFQLLVQMGYKEIEVGFPSASQTDFDFVRQLIEQDLIPDDVTIQVLTQCREHLIERTFESLRGAKRAIVHFYNSTSTLQRRVVFGLDRAGITDIATQGARLCQKYAEIHTPDTDIYYEYSPESYTGTELDYALEVCAAVIEVIDPTPDRPLIINLPATVEMATPNVYADSIEWMDRHLPRRDSVILSLHPHNDRGTGVAAAELGLLAGADRIEGCLFGNGERTGNVDLVTLGLNLFSQGIDPEIDFSSIDEIKRAVEYCNQLPVHERHPYAGDLVYTAFSGSHQDAIKKGLDALDADARAAGVPIDEYTWGVPYLPIDPKDVGRTYEAVIRVNSQSGKGGVAYIMKAEHNLDLPRRLQIEFSGVVQQVTDGAGGEVEPTRMWEIFASHYLADHQPQPVLSLLAYRTGTVDGKVEIEADVRFGGEIRTLASVGNGPIDAYVNALETLGVRVRVLDYHEHALSSGGDAQAAAYVEAEVDGQTVWGVGLDANIVTASITAVTSAVNRVRG; encoded by the coding sequence ATGCCCAACCCATCCGACACCGATACTGATCCGATCGCCCGGCAGCGCCCCAGCCGGATGCCGTACCAGCGCTACCAGACGTACCAGCAGCAGTTCTCCGTCGACCTGCCGGACCGGCGCTGGCCGACCCGCCAGGTCACGGCCGCGCCCCGCTGGTGTGCGGTGGACCTGCGCGACGGCAACCAGGCGCTGATCGACCCGATGTCGCCCGAGCGCAAACGGCGGATGTTCCAGCTGCTCGTCCAGATGGGCTACAAGGAGATCGAGGTCGGCTTCCCGTCGGCCAGCCAGACCGACTTCGACTTCGTCCGGCAACTGATCGAGCAGGATCTGATCCCGGACGACGTGACCATCCAGGTGCTGACCCAGTGCCGCGAGCACCTGATCGAGCGGACCTTCGAGTCGCTGCGCGGGGCCAAGCGGGCGATCGTGCACTTCTACAACTCGACCTCGACCCTGCAACGGCGGGTCGTGTTCGGGCTGGACCGGGCCGGGATCACCGACATCGCCACCCAGGGCGCCCGGCTGTGCCAGAAGTACGCCGAGATCCACACCCCGGACACCGACATCTACTACGAGTACTCGCCGGAGTCGTACACCGGCACCGAACTCGACTACGCCCTGGAGGTCTGCGCCGCGGTGATCGAGGTCATCGACCCGACGCCGGACCGGCCACTGATCATCAACCTGCCGGCCACGGTCGAGATGGCGACCCCGAACGTCTACGCCGACTCGATCGAGTGGATGGACCGCCACCTGCCCCGGCGGGACAGCGTCATCCTCTCCCTGCACCCGCACAACGACCGGGGCACCGGCGTGGCCGCGGCCGAACTGGGCCTGCTGGCCGGCGCCGACCGGATCGAGGGCTGCCTGTTCGGCAACGGCGAACGTACCGGCAACGTCGACCTGGTCACGCTGGGCCTGAACCTCTTCTCCCAGGGGATCGACCCGGAGATCGACTTCTCCTCGATCGACGAGATCAAGCGTGCCGTCGAGTACTGCAACCAGCTGCCCGTACACGAGCGGCACCCGTACGCGGGAGACCTGGTCTACACCGCCTTCTCCGGGTCGCACCAGGACGCGATCAAGAAGGGCCTCGACGCCCTCGACGCGGACGCCCGCGCCGCCGGGGTGCCGATCGACGAATACACCTGGGGGGTGCCGTACCTCCCGATCGACCCGAAGGACGTGGGTCGTACCTACGAGGCGGTCATCCGGGTCAACTCGCAGTCCGGTAAGGGCGGCGTCGCGTACATCATGAAGGCGGAGCACAACCTGGACCTGCCGCGCCGGCTCCAGATCGAGTTCTCCGGCGTGGTGCAGCAGGTCACCGACGGTGCCGGCGGCGAGGTCGAGCCGACCCGGATGTGGGAGATCTTCGCCAGCCACTACCTGGCCGACCACCAGCCGCAGCCGGTGCTGTCACTGCTCGCGTACCGCACCGGAACCGTCGACGGCAAGGTCGAGATCGAAGCCGACGTCCGGTTCGGTGGCGAGATCCGCACCCTCGCCTCGGTCGGCAACGGCCCGATCGACGCGTACGTCAACGCGCTGGAAACCCTCGGCGTACGGGTCCGGGTGCTGGACTACCACGAGCACGCCCTCTCCTCCGGCGGTGACGCCCAGGCGGCGGCGTACGTCGAGGCCGAGGTCGACGGTCAGACGGTTTGGGGTGTCGGCCTCGACGCGAACATCGTCACCGCCTCGATCACGGCCGTGACCAGCGCGGTCAACCGCGTCCGCGGCTGA
- a CDS encoding nitroreductase family protein translates to MVELSPLLAARWSPHAFDSSATLTDAEVLSLLEAARWAPSAGNSQPWRFILGQRDDETYKRILTNVGPANQRWAGNASLLLLAAHTTTVPTGCPPSQAAYDLGQAVAHITIQATALHLHAHQLAGVDLAGLRIDLDLPVDVRPHAVVAIGRLGDPLSLPDDLRRWETGLRQRRPLADLLLN, encoded by the coding sequence ATGGTGGAGCTATCCCCGCTGCTCGCGGCCAGGTGGAGCCCGCACGCCTTCGATTCGTCAGCGACATTGACCGATGCCGAAGTGCTCTCGCTGCTGGAGGCGGCCCGCTGGGCCCCCTCGGCCGGCAACAGCCAGCCGTGGCGCTTCATCCTGGGCCAGCGCGACGACGAGACGTACAAGCGAATCCTCACCAATGTCGGCCCGGCGAACCAGCGCTGGGCGGGGAACGCGTCGCTGCTGCTGCTCGCCGCGCACACCACGACCGTGCCGACCGGCTGCCCGCCGTCGCAGGCGGCGTACGACCTCGGTCAGGCGGTGGCACACATCACCATCCAGGCCACCGCCCTGCACCTGCACGCACACCAGCTCGCCGGCGTCGACCTGGCCGGGCTCCGGATCGACCTGGACCTGCCGGTCGACGTACGGCCACACGCGGTGGTGGCGATCGGCCGGCTCGGCGACCCGCTCTCCCTCCCGGACGACCTGCGCCGCTGGGAGACCGGCCTGCGTCAACGCCGCCCACTGGCCGACCTCCTGCTCAACTGA
- a CDS encoding aspartate kinase, whose product MALVVQKYGGSSVGDAERIKRVAERIVAARKAGDDVVVVVSAMGDTTDELLDLAHQVSPLPPGRELDMLLTAGERISMALLAMAIHNLGYEARSYTGSQAGVLTTSVHGKARIIDVTPGRLQGALNEGAVAIVAGFQGVSQDTKDITTLGRGGSDTTAVALAAALNADVCEIYTDVDGIFTADPRIVPNARHIKQITYEEMLELAACGAKVLHLRSVEYARRAQLPIHVRSSYSLNTGTMVTGSMEEPAVEQALITGVAHDRSEAKITVVGVPDEPGAAARIFETVASAEINLDMIVQNVSTEGTGRTDISFTLPKTDGPTAMAALSKIQEPVKFKGLLYDDHVGKVSLIGAGMRSHPGVAANFFAALGEAGVNIEMISTSEIRVSVVCRDTDLDAAVRAVHDAFDLGGTEEAVVYAGTGR is encoded by the coding sequence GTGGCACTGGTGGTGCAGAAGTACGGCGGATCCTCCGTCGGCGACGCCGAACGGATCAAACGGGTGGCCGAGCGGATCGTCGCCGCTCGCAAGGCCGGCGACGACGTGGTGGTGGTGGTCTCCGCGATGGGGGACACCACGGACGAACTCCTCGACCTGGCCCACCAGGTCAGCCCGCTGCCACCCGGCCGCGAGCTGGACATGCTGCTCACCGCCGGGGAGCGGATCTCGATGGCGTTGCTCGCCATGGCGATCCACAACCTGGGCTACGAGGCCCGGTCGTACACCGGCTCGCAGGCGGGCGTACTGACCACCTCGGTGCACGGCAAGGCGCGGATCATCGACGTGACCCCGGGTCGGTTGCAGGGCGCGTTGAACGAGGGCGCGGTCGCGATCGTGGCCGGCTTCCAGGGCGTGTCGCAGGACACCAAGGACATCACCACGCTCGGCCGGGGCGGTTCGGACACCACCGCGGTCGCGCTCGCCGCGGCACTGAACGCCGACGTCTGCGAGATCTACACCGACGTCGACGGGATCTTCACCGCCGACCCCCGGATCGTGCCGAACGCACGTCACATCAAGCAGATCACGTACGAAGAGATGCTGGAGTTGGCCGCCTGCGGCGCGAAGGTGCTGCACTTGCGCAGCGTCGAGTACGCCCGCCGGGCGCAGCTGCCGATTCATGTCCGCTCGTCATATTCGCTCAACACCGGCACGATGGTCACCGGATCGATGGAGGAACCCGCCGTGGAGCAAGCACTGATCACCGGGGTCGCCCACGACCGCAGCGAGGCGAAGATCACCGTGGTTGGCGTACCGGACGAGCCCGGTGCGGCGGCCCGGATCTTCGAGACCGTGGCGAGTGCCGAGATCAACCTCGACATGATCGTGCAGAACGTCTCCACCGAGGGGACCGGTCGCACCGACATCTCGTTCACCCTGCCGAAGACCGACGGTCCGACGGCGATGGCCGCGCTCAGCAAGATCCAGGAACCGGTCAAGTTCAAGGGGCTGCTCTACGACGACCACGTCGGTAAGGTGTCGCTGATCGGTGCCGGCATGCGCTCCCACCCGGGCGTCGCGGCCAACTTTTTCGCGGCGCTCGGCGAGGCTGGGGTGAACATCGAGATGATTTCCACCTCGGAGATCCGGGTCTCCGTCGTGTGCCGGGACACCGACCTGGATGCCGCGGTCCGCGCAGTGCACGACGCGTTCGACCTCGGTGGCACAGAGGAAGCCGTCGTGTACGCCGGAACCGGGAGGTAA
- a CDS encoding aspartate-semialdehyde dehydrogenase, giving the protein MGQLPTLAIVGATGAVGTVMCDLLSSRKNVWGEIRLIASERSVGQQRLCRGEQLTVRALTPEVFDGVDVAMFDVPDEVSAEWAPIAVSRGAVTVDNSGAFRMDRDVPLVVPEINPEQVRNRPKGIIANANCTTLGMIVAVAPLHREYGLRELVLASYQAVSGAGQLGVDTLHDQLTKIAGDRGLGSRSGNVRQAVGDDLGPFPAPMALNVVPWAGSLADGGWSSEELKMRNESRKILGLPDLKVSATCVRVPVVTGHSVAVHAVFGAEVDAEGAREALRNAPGVILVDDPERGEFPMPIDAVGTDPSWVGRIRRSMDDPRALDLFITGDNLRKGAALNTAQIAELLAAEYVAGAAR; this is encoded by the coding sequence ATGGGCCAGCTGCCCACCCTTGCGATCGTCGGGGCGACCGGTGCCGTCGGCACCGTGATGTGTGACCTGCTCTCGTCGCGGAAGAACGTCTGGGGTGAGATCCGACTGATCGCCTCCGAGCGGTCGGTCGGGCAGCAGCGGCTCTGCCGGGGCGAGCAGTTGACCGTGCGGGCGTTGACCCCGGAGGTGTTCGACGGGGTCGACGTGGCCATGTTCGACGTCCCGGACGAGGTGTCGGCCGAGTGGGCGCCGATCGCCGTCTCCCGGGGCGCGGTCACCGTCGACAACTCCGGGGCCTTCCGGATGGACCGGGACGTGCCGCTGGTCGTCCCGGAGATCAACCCGGAGCAGGTACGCAACCGGCCCAAGGGCATCATCGCCAACGCGAACTGCACCACGCTCGGCATGATCGTCGCGGTGGCCCCACTGCACCGCGAGTACGGCCTGCGCGAGCTGGTGCTCGCGTCGTACCAGGCGGTCTCCGGGGCGGGTCAGCTCGGGGTCGACACCCTGCACGACCAGTTGACCAAGATCGCCGGTGACCGGGGGCTCGGCTCCCGGTCCGGCAACGTACGGCAGGCGGTCGGCGACGACCTGGGTCCGTTCCCGGCGCCGATGGCGCTGAACGTGGTCCCGTGGGCCGGGTCGCTCGCCGACGGCGGCTGGTCGTCCGAGGAACTGAAGATGCGCAACGAGTCGCGCAAGATCCTCGGCCTGCCCGATCTCAAGGTCTCCGCGACCTGCGTACGGGTCCCGGTGGTGACCGGGCACTCGGTTGCCGTACACGCGGTCTTCGGCGCCGAGGTGGACGCCGAGGGGGCCCGGGAGGCGTTGCGTAACGCCCCCGGGGTGATCCTGGTCGACGACCCGGAGCGGGGCGAGTTCCCGATGCCGATCGACGCGGTCGGCACCGACCCGTCCTGGGTCGGGCGGATCCGGCGATCGATGGACGACCCCAGGGCCCTGGACCTCTTCATCACCGGAGACAACCTGCGCAAGGGCGCCGCCCTCAACACCGCCCAGATCGCCGAGCTGCTCGCCGCCGAGTACGTCGCCGGTGCCGCCCGCTGA
- a CDS encoding sensor domain-containing diguanylate cyclase, which produces MPPEHERVISAVTARLPLAATAPEACQLTVTALGRYAPAHVSVLLPLHDRLRRVAATGSWQIFATLPLHTGLAGRVFVSGRAETVRPTSDEPTLPPDVCAQTCVPLLAPTGTVVGVLTLDWTEPVALPAWQATAEQVGARLGARIAQLGGPPKESRDEKLLRHAANLTAAVDEAGLVDAAVDAARDVSGLTSAILLLARPTGLRLVEPEHPHDAPGDLECRIRRSLTRHQSHPTLERLTAWVHERGAAYTLAEDGTVGLGEQELPLPDGVGTLIAVPLGPAETGGLLLVADELVRRPDPTTVNLLELLAAQAWICLDRLRSLAGLRKRAGSDPLTGLRHYGSFGERITDTTPGRTALLAIDVDDFKIINDTYGHQAGDQVLVELARALETALRQGDELYRVGGDEFIAVIEVGRPEEAAGIAERLVTAARRVGRTISVGVAVQNDAESPERTLRRADAALYDVKRDGRDGVRLAAA; this is translated from the coding sequence GTGCCCCCGGAACACGAACGAGTCATCTCCGCAGTGACGGCCCGCCTCCCCCTGGCGGCGACCGCCCCGGAGGCCTGCCAGCTCACCGTCACCGCCCTCGGGCGGTACGCGCCGGCACACGTCTCCGTACTCCTGCCGCTGCACGACCGGCTCCGGCGGGTCGCGGCGACCGGCTCCTGGCAGATCTTCGCCACCCTTCCCCTGCACACCGGGCTGGCCGGGCGGGTCTTCGTCTCCGGCCGGGCCGAGACAGTCCGCCCGACATCCGACGAGCCGACGCTCCCACCGGACGTCTGCGCCCAGACCTGCGTACCGCTGCTCGCCCCGACCGGCACGGTGGTAGGCGTACTGACACTGGACTGGACCGAGCCGGTGGCCCTGCCGGCCTGGCAGGCCACCGCCGAGCAGGTCGGGGCGCGGCTGGGTGCGCGGATCGCCCAACTCGGCGGCCCGCCGAAGGAGAGCCGCGACGAGAAGTTGCTGCGGCATGCCGCCAACCTGACCGCCGCCGTCGACGAAGCGGGCCTGGTCGACGCCGCCGTCGACGCCGCCCGGGACGTGTCCGGGCTCACCTCGGCGATCCTGCTGCTCGCCCGCCCCACCGGGCTCCGACTGGTCGAACCGGAGCATCCCCACGACGCCCCGGGCGACCTTGAGTGCCGGATCCGCAGGAGCCTGACCCGGCACCAGTCCCACCCGACCCTGGAACGGCTGACGGCCTGGGTGCACGAGCGCGGCGCGGCGTACACCCTCGCCGAGGACGGGACGGTCGGACTCGGCGAGCAGGAACTCCCGCTGCCGGACGGGGTCGGCACACTGATCGCCGTACCGCTGGGTCCGGCTGAGACCGGCGGCCTGCTGCTGGTCGCCGACGAGCTGGTGCGGCGACCGGATCCGACCACGGTCAACCTGCTGGAGCTGCTCGCCGCCCAGGCCTGGATCTGTCTCGACCGGCTCCGGAGCCTGGCCGGCCTGCGGAAACGAGCCGGTTCGGACCCGTTGACAGGGCTGCGCCACTACGGGTCGTTCGGCGAGCGGATCACCGACACCACTCCGGGGCGCACCGCACTGCTCGCCATCGACGTGGACGATTTCAAAATCATCAATGACACGTACGGGCACCAGGCCGGCGACCAGGTCCTGGTGGAGCTGGCCCGGGCGTTGGAGACCGCGCTGCGCCAGGGCGACGAGCTGTACCGGGTCGGCGGCGACGAGTTCATCGCGGTGATCGAGGTCGGCCGGCCGGAGGAGGCGGCGGGAATCGCCGAACGGCTGGTCACGGCGGCCCGGCGGGTCGGCCGGACGATCAGTGTCGGTGTGGCGGTGCAGAACGACGCCGAGTCACCGGAACGTACCCTGCGACGCGCCGACGCCGCGCTCTACGACGTCAAACGCGACGGCAGGGACGGCGTACGTCTCGCCGCCGCCTGA
- a CDS encoding pentapeptide repeat-containing protein gives MTLLAVVVVLCGGAAAMWLLGVWSPIPAAVPDPQRLRLDRIKTGLTVTAGLAAALTLLMTLRRQAWSEHAQQFTQADAIEQRITALYVAAAEQLGSSKAAVRLAGLYALERLGQDNPKLRRTVMEVFCAYLRMPFVPPVEVLLENTEGSPQHVVPDADMPEPEEQQQQRREELQVRLTAQRLIAHHLHIPDKPGDPEPATYWRGAAGEQMSLDLTGATLVSFNLSSCHAAQFHAGSAQFHGNAELIGAHFHGGVRLRRAQFHHNADLSSAQFHGHTDLSAAQFYRHAILRETQFHGEANLRAAEFHGDAQLGGVQFHGYAYLFAAQFHSADLIKAQFHGDANLGGSQFHGRADLSGAQFHGSTELSVAQFHRHARLSSVQFHGHVRLSHAEFHGDADLRAKFAGRVEIAALWVTPTALLPPGWALAGDADYANVKDELRRVVRSGGEASGESVGRDEAAADVYSSGEDAT, from the coding sequence GTGACCCTGTTGGCCGTGGTGGTGGTGCTCTGTGGCGGAGCGGCGGCAATGTGGCTGCTGGGGGTGTGGTCACCAATTCCGGCTGCCGTACCTGATCCGCAGCGGCTGCGGCTGGATCGGATCAAGACGGGGCTGACGGTGACGGCGGGCTTGGCGGCTGCGCTGACGTTGTTGATGACGCTTCGGCGGCAGGCATGGAGCGAGCACGCACAGCAGTTCACGCAGGCGGACGCGATCGAGCAGCGAATCACGGCGTTGTATGTAGCGGCGGCCGAGCAATTGGGCAGCAGTAAGGCTGCGGTACGGCTGGCGGGGTTGTACGCCCTGGAGCGGCTGGGGCAGGACAACCCAAAGCTGCGTCGAACGGTAATGGAGGTATTCTGCGCATACCTACGAATGCCGTTCGTGCCTCCGGTGGAGGTGCTACTCGAAAACACAGAGGGTTCGCCGCAGCATGTGGTGCCGGATGCGGACATGCCAGAGCCGGAGGAACAGCAGCAGCAGCGGCGCGAGGAGCTCCAGGTGCGGTTGACAGCGCAGCGGCTAATCGCCCACCACCTGCATATACCTGACAAGCCGGGCGATCCGGAGCCAGCCACATACTGGCGGGGTGCTGCGGGCGAGCAGATGAGTCTCGACCTGACAGGCGCCACTCTCGTCAGCTTCAACCTTTCGTCCTGTCACGCGGCTCAATTCCACGCAGGTAGTGCGCAGTTCCACGGAAACGCGGAACTGATCGGGGCTCATTTCCATGGAGGCGTGCGCCTGCGCAGGGCGCAGTTCCACCACAACGCGGACCTGAGCAGCGCGCAGTTCCATGGGCACACGGACCTGAGCGCAGCGCAATTCTACAGGCACGCGATCCTGCGCGAGACACAGTTTCACGGGGAAGCTAATCTGCGCGCAGCAGAGTTCCACGGGGACGCACAGCTGGGAGGGGTACAGTTCCACGGATACGCGTACCTGTTCGCGGCGCAGTTTCACAGCGCCGACCTAATCAAAGCGCAGTTCCACGGTGACGCGAACCTGGGTGGGTCGCAGTTTCATGGGCGCGCGGACCTGAGCGGGGCGCAATTCCACGGGAGTACCGAACTAAGCGTGGCGCAGTTCCACCGGCACGCGCGCCTGAGTAGCGTTCAGTTTCACGGGCACGTCAGGCTGAGTCACGCGGAATTCCACGGCGACGCGGACCTGCGCGCGAAATTTGCCGGGCGCGTCGAAATTGCGGCCCTATGGGTTACGCCTACCGCTCTTCTGCCGCCTGGGTGGGCGCTAGCCGGCGACGCCGACTACGCCAACGTGAAGGACGAGTTGCGTCGAGTGGTCCGCTCCGGCGGCGAAGCGAGTGGTGAATCCGTCGGTCGGGATGAGGCCGCCGCAGACGTCTATAGTTCCGGAGAAGACGCTACCTGA
- a CDS encoding DUF6879 family protein, with protein MAAERRLDELMRSCERSAVHLELRDGYMRDDPMYLAWRKGSQYDQADRASWWHPWLELVAETTGRGVLVRRARVVSEPVSEYIRFEYDVTFRNVAVGEQVRWLSRRRTTDLALPGNDFWLFDDTLVLVHHFSGEGDKVGAEVTQEPAVVKLCASAFAAVWERATPHDEYQPV; from the coding sequence GTGGCGGCGGAGCGTCGGCTTGACGAGTTGATGCGTTCGTGTGAGCGGTCGGCCGTACATTTGGAGTTGCGGGATGGGTACATGCGGGATGATCCGATGTATCTGGCCTGGCGAAAGGGGTCCCAGTACGATCAGGCTGATCGTGCGTCGTGGTGGCATCCGTGGTTGGAGTTGGTGGCGGAGACTACCGGTCGGGGTGTGCTGGTACGCCGGGCGCGGGTGGTGTCGGAGCCGGTAAGCGAGTACATCCGGTTCGAGTACGACGTGACCTTCCGAAACGTGGCTGTTGGTGAGCAGGTGCGGTGGCTTTCTCGGCGGCGTACTACTGATTTGGCGCTGCCAGGCAACGATTTCTGGCTGTTCGATGACACTCTGGTCCTGGTCCACCATTTCAGTGGTGAGGGGGACAAGGTTGGCGCCGAGGTGACCCAGGAGCCGGCCGTGGTGAAGCTCTGCGCCTCGGCATTCGCCGCCGTGTGGGAGCGGGCCACCCCGCACGACGAGTACCAACCGGTCTGA